In Alnus glutinosa chromosome 7, dhAlnGlut1.1, whole genome shotgun sequence, the sequence ggatccccttgtcttaaTCCCTTTCTCCCTTGAAAATATCCCACAAGAGTACCATTAATAGAAATAGAGAATCGAGGGCTAGTAATGCACTCTCTAATCCACCCAACAAACTTCAAAGGAGCACCAAAACTTATCAAACAATGCAACACAAAGTTAGAATCCACTGAGTCATAGGCTTTCATAAGATCAACCTTCAGAGTACATCTAGGTTTTCCTTGACTTTTATGATAATCACTAACCAACTCCTCTTTGAGTAAccttccagatttgaagaaatccAAAACCGCCTCAACTACTAAATCTCCAACAATAGGCCAAGCTTTATGGTATAATCCAGTTGAAAAACCATCTGGTCCTGGagccttattttttttcatagaaaTAACTACTTTGTATTTCTACCAGATCTCATATCGAGTTGGCCTCCAATTCCAATTTCCTTCTTTAAGAACAGCAGATAATTTGGCTTCCATTTTACTTTGCACATCATACACCACTCGATGGCCATATTTCTCATAAAGCATCCCTTCCGAATGCCACCAATCAAACCATAAGTGAATATTTCTTCCATTTCCTACTTCAAACTCCAAAAACTTTCTAATTTCTTCTCTCAATTTCAATATCTTCCTCCAGCTCCATGTACAAAAGTTTGAAGAACTTTACTCCTTCCCTTCAGTGTTTTaatggtattttttgttttgttttcaatcaCTTATAGCAGGAAACATGAGGGGAAGAGTTGAGGagccaaaagaaaaagggcAAAGCAGTGTAACCCCATCCTCAGAATAGGTACGTGTAAGCCAACCCTATACAAGAGCAAGCAAATCTTGTAGAACTGCAAACTAATTCAGTAGAAGTGTAGGACTATCCTGCTGAAGTGGAAGCCAATACATGTGTATCCTCAAGTTCTCCTGCCAATACTGAACATTGTGATATGATCAACCATATTCCATAGGTTTCCGAGTATGAGCTTGTATTTTAACTCGCTAATAATAGGCAAAACTACATGGATATTTTTTAGAGTGCCCAAGttagtattttctttcaaaGAAAATTATCGAAATCCTGGGACAAAATTTCAATCGATATTTATGGTCTGGTACTGATTCAATCAGAGCTAGAGCTAAGGTGTCTTGGGACTTGGTTTGTGTTTCGAAAAGAGAAGGTGGATTGAGGGTGAAAAGATTGGAGGACTGGAATAAATATGCTATTATGAGGTACATCTGGAATCTATATGCAAAGGCTAGATCACTTTGGGTTGCTTAGAGAAAGGAGTATTTGGATAGTGAAAATCCCTCAGTTGTGTTCATGGAGCTGGAGAAAAATTCTGAAATTTGCGTGCCATAGCCTGGAGTTTCATTCAATTTAAGGTTGGGTATGGAAGTGATGTTCATCTTTGGCTTCATAGATGGCATCCAAATAGGATACTTTATGAAAAGTTTGGCTATAGAGTTGTTCATGATGCTGGCAGCAGGGTAGAAGATAAATTGGCAACTGTTTTAAAGGATAAAACCTGGTGTTGGCAACCAGCGCAGTGAGATAATTTGGTTTGTATCCAAAGTAATATCAGGGAGGTGGATCAACTCGTTTGGAATATTTCTAAGAAATGTGTGTATACTTGTGAAGAAACCTGGGAAGCTATTCAGGTAAAATGTCCAGAAGTTTGTTGGCTGGAAGATATATGGCTTTTCTAGGGCTATTTCAAAACAACCATTTGTACTTTGGTTGCCTGCTATATAGACTGCTTATCAACCGGAGAAATGATGCTAAAATGGGTATATTTGTTGAATTCCATATCCTATTTCATTCTTTTATAATAATGAACTAcaatatatcacatttttaacTCTCATTTATTGTAATGCTAATATGACAATCCCAACcaaccctttaattttttttatttttttattttaataatgacTGATCCAAGGGTTGATTAAAATTGAGTCATcaattttatgaaataaaaatgtaatccaTACATCAATCATCTTATAGTAACACATAGGtagacctatatatatatatatatatatatatataaaagtaacatATAGGGAGAATGGATGGATACGAACAATAAAGACAGTGAGGTAGAGATTGAGAATAGCTACGACAGCAATCCTAAATCCTATGTAGAATCCAACATATGAAAGATAAACCACATCTAAATAGGTAAGTAAATCTCCTTCTTGAAGCAATCAATAAACCAGCATGAacaaaacagagtaataatccAGCACTTGATGAACCAGCAACCACGACAATCCAAGGACATTGGTCCTCAATCTTGCTCGTAACGTATTCTCGACTTCTACTAAAACTGATTTTTTGCATTGTGGCTTACAAAAAACTTCATCCAACCTTCCATGTTTCCATATTCGGTATCAGAAATTCTAAACACACTCCCACTCACACTCCCACACTTTCAAGTGCACACTACCTGACCGTAGTTCAAGATGTAAAAATACCGGTGACTCCAAAATCTAATCCAGAGTATGCACtagcaacaaaagaaaaaatgaaaggcCAGATAGATTCAAGCAACAATTGAATATAACCATATCATACagctaaaaggaaaaaaaaaaaaaaaatgcacgtAGAGCAGGTTCAGCATATGCTACCTTACATTCAGTCGGTCCAGCCAATAAGTAGACAGTAAAGATAAAAAAGACACCTATTATAGATTATAAGAGGAGGAATGGACACAACGTGATCAAGCAAACAAGATAGGAGGAGCGCATAGGATTTAGACAAACATGATACAACCACCCCACTATGGATTTTCCTCATCGGCCATTATCAGCAAGCCTGGGTCTGCAGCCCGTCTGCTCAAGAAACTTGGTAAGACGCAAGTGCTTTGCAGCCCATTGTTCAGCCAACTTCTGCTCCTTGGCTTCTGCATCCCTCCTTAGTCCTGCCAATTGTTCCCTGTATTCTGCTTCGATTCTATCTAGAGCACCCTTCTGCTCTTCCCTGAGAGCCTTCACCTTTGCCTCTATCTCTTCCATCTTTTCCCTCCTCCGGCATGCCTTCTCCGATTCCAGTTGCAGCTCTACCCTTCTTAACCTCCAGGCTGCTTCCTTCTTGTGTGCTACCCAAGCACGGTGCCCTTCTTCCAAATCTCTGCAGCACTCCACCAATTCAGATATCAGCATGCTCTCTCCGCAACCGGATACTGACCCTTGAGGTGGCAAATTGCCGAAAACATGAGGGGTATTATCTGGTCCTCTATCAGGCTGCAACCATGGGATTGAGGGAGGGGCTGCAACCGTTGAGGGAGAGAGACTAAGGGTTACAGACGGGGAGGGTGGCCTGACTGAGGAGGTGCCGTTGGAATTAGAAAGCCATGGAGGTAGCAAAGCTGGTGCAGGAGCAGGTGGGTCACTATGCAGAAAACCTCCATTGGAAGTGGCCATGAGATATGCTGGGGCAGCTCGCTCTTTCACTAGCTTCTCTGCAAAAGTCTCAAGAATCCTATCGTACTTGCCGTCTTCAATGGGGTCAACTGCCTTGTTATTCTCCTTTTGCTCCCTTTGCTGCTTCTCTTTAAACACTTCCCACCACTTGCCTAGTCTCTTGGCAGTACGACCTGGGACTTCAGCTGCAATTTTCTTCCATTTGTTGCCATGTTTGGCTTGAAGGCGGATAACAAGACGCTGCTCCTCTTCAGTTAGGGATCCTTTCTTTATGCCAGGTTTGAGGTAGTTCTTCCACCTTTCTAAGCAGGATTTGGCATCTCTGTTTAGGGTTGTGTTCATGCGCTGTGACACGAGATTCCACTCCCTAGGGCCATATTGTTTGACATATGCTCGTAACAATGCGTCCTCCTCAGCTCTCCAACGCTGTCTCTCCTTCATTTCCAGATGCAAACTCCACTGCCCATTGCCTCAAACTTAAACTCCTCATAATGTATCTGGAAGTTTTTCAAAAGATGAAAATATGAGAGCTCCAGAAACAGATTatcaattaatatataagaCTAAAGCACTCCTAGAACGCGAAGATAAAACTAATAAACAGGACAACAGCAAATTCAAAAGATACGAACAGCTACGAATGAACCTACAACAAGCTAAAGGAATCAAGAAGTAATTTGTACCCTACACAACGGATTCTTGTATAAGAAAAAAGGTTCGCAGCAACCAAGGGTACAAAAAGCTGAAAGTGGCAATTAATGAACTGCCTAAAATAACGGTACAAAAGCTGAAAGTGGCAATTGGAAATTCTGTAGCTTTTTAATTCCTTCATTTCCTCATGGAAGTCTGACAATAAAAAACCATAGAAATCGCAAGTATGTTTTCCTCATTGTACAAAAGATGGGGCACTTTTCACTAGACATATAATGACATTGAACAACTGATCCAacaattgttcaaaaaaaaaaaattaaaaaatttgttttaggATTTCCTCAAACTTAAATAGACAAGGATCCAGGTAAAGTCACATATGATGCCTAAACCAACCAGACTTGCAAGATAAGTATATTCAGATTTACTAAAAAACAAAGATAGAATTCTGCTGTTTCTTTAGTTCAGCTCATCTGCTCATATAATAGCCACCACAGCAATAAGCATATCGGccaaacaaatcaaaatcaCAGTGCACATtatggtgctatatatataacaggGGTGTCCCCACCTTCGGTGAGACTAATCCCCTGCAGGGAGCTAGCGCAGCAACCCACCGCCACGACTCCCCACTTAAATTACGAGTTTTATCCCAGGGGGAATGAACCCGAGACCGTGCGCCTCACCACACAGTCCCTTACTAGCCCTTACCACTGGGCCTCCTCGTGGGTGGTCTAAATATAATTCTCAACAAGAGTATTGGGTACAAGCTAGTCCCAATTTACTTTATAAAACTAATTACCCCTTAACTACAACAATGACAACCAACCTATGAAAATGTCACATAAAAATATGCTagaatgggatttgattcttacactacatTATCACaataactgcacaacaacccctcacatgaggctGGGTCCCAGTATGTTGGGCCCATCCTcatatgaggggttgttgtgcagttgttgtattagtgttgtaaatctaacattttccagtGTCAATAATGTGGATTTATATACATGACTTGTCTTATTGGCAATTTAACACTGCATAACAATACAAGTGAATATGCATCAGTAAGAAGAGGCAAATATGCCAAAATTTTAGTTAATACTCTCAACATATAAGCCCCAGAATTTTCTTGTAAAAGACAATGTTATAGTGAGATATACAATTGTAAATATAACGTCGATGTGGCATCACAGTTTTCTAGATGTTTGAACATCTACCAGTGAGTCAAGAAGTGTGTCAACCACAAACCTTGATCACATTCACTTTCAACTTTTAAATCATACATTTTGCGTTGCAAACTTCATTTTATCGTGAAACATAAGGAACAGAAGAATTAAGCAGAGGCAAATCCAAATACAGcaaaaaaaatacgattttgAGTTGGTATAGCAATTACTCATTCTAAATATTTAATGTCCTTATAACTACGGATGGCATACACAAGAATGCAATACAAATATGAGTTTGAAACAGCAAAACAAACATTACAAATACAAATCCCGCAATCCGAATCTGGGATGAACTGTGAAAATGCAGCATTTTTAGAGCTACAGCACAAATTCGTAATGACGAATAATCCTTACATGGGTTGGACTCAATTCATCCAGAGAATGACAGTGTTGGGATTCAAGAAATAAGaagttacaaaataaaatagaatattcaAGAGGATCTACGTGAAGAATGAGGAACTAACCAAAGGAGGAGAATATACAATATCATTCTTTTTGACAAGTGAAAATACCtgacatcatttaaaattttctttaaaaaagcgATTGGAACCAGGTTAAAATCGTTGCTAATCCAATAGTaactaatatttaaaaaaaaaaaaaaaaaaaaaaatcggaaaACAAATTGTTTCCGACACGACCTTCAAAGCCAGAAACTTCCCTGTAAGATAATCCAAATATTCATCCTACACAATACATAAAGTTTGCATGACCACGTACACAGCCATACTTAATAATCATCACTAATTCGAAATGGGATCTGGCTGAAGGCAATAATTGAGGATGAAAAGGCAAATATCAAACTCAATTACTTCACTAGcagataaatttgaaaaactggaaaaaaaagaaagaaagaaaagaaaagttaatatTATTTAACCGCATCAATGATGGTATTTTTGGTCCAGGACAACATGAACGCAAAGCCCATTAAGCGCTATGCTTCAACATAGCTTTTATTCGAACTTTTTTCTAGTTTCTCTTTCGTTCCCAACCGTTTCTCAGCAACAAAACAGCACAGGGAAAACCAGAACAAACCCAAATTTCTTAGGCATATCAAGAGGAAAAGTACttctactactactactactactttaACATTTATCGAAACGAAAAATACAACAATAACCAGATACCactgaaaaagaacaaaacagcTACAGAAAGACGCTTACATTCCCTCTTAACAACACAGAACCGGGCTTCGTCGTCGACGCATCTCCAGCTCAATGAAACAGAGACGTAtctttaaaaaagaatagaatTTGGAAAACGCTGAAGACTCAAACCCTAGAGCGAGAAAAAATCCCAAGCCTAGagcgagagatagagagagagagagcacggAGCATAGTAAATGGGAccagagagagaaatagaggaGCAAGAAATGAGAGATTAGACTATACCGAAAAGAGCGATAAAGCTAAGACAACAcatagagagaaaagagagagagagagagctgacaGTGCGCGAAAAAGGAGGGCACGCGAATGGGGAGGAAAGGAGgccaaacagagagagagagaaagcgacGCTGACGTCCTTTGGGGAATTTGCTACCGTAAGCCCCGGTGCTCGTTTCACCCCCTCCGCCAATACCCCCCTTGCATTTATACTGTTGCATAAAGCTAAATAGGAAACCATGAGCGAGAGAGATACAGAGCTTAGCTTATAgcgttagagagagagagagagagagagagattggtgCATTTATGTTCCAGAGGCGTACGCTCGATTTCAGCGCTTAAAATGCGCCACCTTCCGTCCTTTCACAGCTTTCTGTTTGTTTCGGGCTAACATAATACTGtaatcctttcaaaaaaaaaaaacataatactGTAACAAACATGCTTGCGCCCCGTTAATACGTGTTGGTTTTATCATTACAAGGCTGTCATATTCAGTAAAACACAGCTAAATTAAAAGCTCCCGTCGACCTTCGATTTCAATCGTTGACGCCACCTGGGTCAGGGAAAAAAGGCAGTACGGCGAGTTACATTATTGGGAAGCGGGCCACACCATGCACGTGGCGTTTAACGGGTTAGGTGAAATTCTACCCCAACGTCTCTCCGTGGTCCCCCAGGCCCACTCGTGAACCTGTTTTCGCCTGTGATCAAGAACCCGTCATTCCGAGATTTCGGCGCACATTAGCGAACTCACCCAAGTCTGGAAACCTTCAGGGTGGGGGAAAAATAAATGCCACAGATGACCGATCAGGCAGACGGGCGAAGCATCTAACCGTTGGTTTGATAAATAATGGTGATCATGATGATGAAAGAATGGTGGTGGCCCCCGAGGAAATTCTGATCCCATTGCGTCACAGTCACATATAGAGACAAGAGTTGTTCTTGTGTCTATGTAGCTCACAGGCTACGACCCTATGAGCAATAAGGGGGGCGGTGATTGCGTAAGCCTAGAGGGGAATAGGGAGAACAGGTGGTCATCAATAAAGGAGACCAGCAGAGAGGAAGGATAGGGTAGGGTGGATCGTAGGGGATCGGGGGAGGATCTTCTGGAGCCATCATTAGGAGTCGGGGTGATCGAGGTGTGAGTGACACGTGGAAGGTGGGGGCCCAGAAACTGAGTGGGGGTGTGGAGGGGACTGTAGTCCGCGTTTCACGGCACAAGGAGACGAGTCTGATGGAGACGCGACCTTCTGCTCCGCGCAGAAGCGCGCGCAGGAGAGTCAGTGATACGTTACGTCGGTTTTTTCCTtgcctctctctttttctctctctcactctctgtacTTGGACGTGGTGGGTCCTTTTTTTATCttcctccctctccctctccctctccctctctctctttttaaattCTGGGTTCACCGTACAAAAAACACTCACATCAGACCCGTAGTTCTCTACGTTCCCTCGTATTCCTCTTTTGCCCCTCCACCAAACGCTCTATTCCTCGCCCTGCCCTCTCTTCTCGCTGGATTCGTAATCATTTGCTTTGTGGTGCTTCGTTCTCCTTCGGCTTTCTCAATTTgatagataaattttttttttttagtttattaaaatattaattaaataattactaacgctcattttgttaaaatacttttagaaacacaaaaataatttttaattttatgttaaattaaaacacttttttttttaaatatatatatatatcaactaaCAAAGCCTCATTATTCTGAAagtataataaatttaattaatattttcatgCTCTTCTTTATGTTTGGAATCAAAAGctaaattaagaaaacaaagctctttttgaaattaagaaGACATGCTTTGATAATATCTTAAAtcactaataaaaaattaatttaattatttactttatattataaaaatttaatttaattatttaattaatattataaaaaaaatttatgtgtaTAGTTACATAAAGAGTGAGGTATGTTATTAGGGTTCGATTGgtttattgattttaaaataagctatttcaaaaataatgattttaaaaaataattaatgaaaatataaattttaaaaacacagcTAATAATTGGATAAAATCACGATTCtccttttaaaaacacaatcacTTACGGtttgaaaacaaaatcttttttcacatttttaacttcttttttcaaatatatttcacacttcacaatttta encodes:
- the LOC133873929 gene encoding transcription factor AS1, with translation MKERQRWRAEEDALLRAYVKQYGPREWNLVSQRMNTTLNRDAKSCLERWKNYLKPGIKKGSLTEEEQRLVIRLQAKHGNKWKKIAAEVPGRTAKRLGKWWEVFKEKQQREQKENNKAVDPIEDGKYDRILETFAEKLVKERAAPAYLMATSNGGFLHSDPPAPAPALLPPWLSNSNGTSSVRPPSPSVTLSLSPSTVAAPPSIPWLQPDRGPDNTPHVFGNLPPQGSVSGCGESMLISELVECCRDLEEGHRAWVAHKKEAAWRLRRVELQLESEKACRRREKMEEIEAKVKALREEQKGALDRIEAEYREQLAGLRRDAEAKEQKLAEQWAAKHLRLTKFLEQTGCRPRLADNGR